A window of Corallococcus macrosporus DSM 14697 contains these coding sequences:
- a CDS encoding alpha/beta fold hydrolase: MPVRKPALALTALLLASSPVLAQEPRPAEPLGIALEGYAYPFPVQYLPLTVEGQDVRMAYMDVKPTGRANGRTVVLLHGKNFFGAYWEGTIRALTGAGYRVVVPDQLGFGKSSKPDIHYSFHTLASLTKQLLDSLGVKQTAVVGHSMGGMLATRFTLMYPDTVSKLVLENPIGLEDYREKVPWVSTEADYKHQLKATEEGTRKYHQTYYVKWKPEYDTWVKVAGRQLQSAEYPRLAWVSAATATMIYEQPVVHEFPFVKPRTLLYLGQEDRTYIGRGRVPAADAATLGQYPRLGKKVAKAIPNATLVELPGVGHIPHFEAPEKFHAALIDFLGK; the protein is encoded by the coding sequence ATGCCCGTCCGCAAGCCCGCCCTGGCCCTCACCGCGCTGCTCCTGGCCAGCTCGCCCGTGCTCGCGCAGGAGCCCCGCCCCGCCGAGCCGCTCGGCATCGCCCTGGAGGGCTACGCGTACCCCTTCCCCGTGCAGTACCTGCCCCTCACCGTCGAGGGCCAGGACGTGCGCATGGCCTACATGGACGTGAAGCCCACGGGCCGGGCCAACGGGCGCACCGTGGTGCTGCTGCACGGAAAGAACTTCTTCGGCGCGTACTGGGAGGGCACCATCCGCGCCCTCACCGGCGCGGGGTACCGCGTCGTCGTGCCCGACCAGCTCGGCTTCGGCAAGTCGTCCAAGCCGGACATCCATTACAGCTTCCACACGCTGGCCTCGCTGACGAAGCAGCTCCTGGACTCGCTGGGGGTGAAGCAGACGGCCGTCGTGGGCCACTCCATGGGCGGCATGCTCGCCACGCGCTTCACGCTCATGTACCCGGACACCGTCTCCAAGCTGGTGCTGGAGAACCCCATTGGCCTGGAGGACTACCGGGAGAAGGTGCCCTGGGTCTCCACCGAGGCCGACTACAAGCACCAGCTCAAGGCCACCGAGGAGGGCACCCGCAAGTACCACCAGACGTACTACGTGAAGTGGAAGCCGGAGTACGACACCTGGGTGAAGGTCGCCGGCCGCCAGCTCCAGAGCGCCGAGTACCCCCGGCTCGCGTGGGTGTCCGCCGCCACGGCGACCATGATCTACGAGCAGCCCGTGGTGCACGAGTTCCCCTTCGTGAAGCCGCGCACGCTGCTGTACCTGGGCCAGGAGGACCGGACGTACATCGGCCGGGGCCGGGTGCCCGCCGCGGACGCCGCGACGCTGGGGCAGTACCCACGGTTGGGGAAGAAGGTGGCGAAGGCCATCCCCAACGCGACGCTGGTGGAGCTGCCCGGCGTGGGCCACATCCCCCACTTCGAGGCGCCGGAGAAGTTCCACGCGGCGTTGATCGACTTCCTCGGGAAGTGA
- a CDS encoding insulinase family protein: protein MRRLLSALVVTSLAACASNPKPAPASPDSPALGQKPAPAEPTADAESFRATPPQPGKTPDLVLPTFQSAKLDNGLTVLVSTRRELPLVFAGVAFAAGSAQDPQGKEGLAELTYRMLLEGAGKRDTVLLDNAFADLGVSPAMDVQADGAQVGVRVLTRNLDAALALLSDVVLRPSFSPKAFERRKKQQLADLARAMGQPGVLAQLAYLEAVFGLQHPYGHLPDGTPASVQTLTLADVKDFYQKHTGPQAQAVILTGDISLEEGVALAKKHFGGAKGKATPPPPPPATQAPPRQQVYVVPKPGLDQTLVLVGRAGIAAGNPDEYPLELATTVFGGFFGSRLNMNLREDKGYSYGAGASLAPRLGVGSLTAYSSVRQDVTGPALKEVMKELSGLTTKPISAEELEAAREGLIRAFPGAFESVEGLGASAAALFITRRPLDEFNRTVEGLRDASAAEVQRMAEQYLDPARMQIVLVGDPATIQEQVTPLGLGKLVPIEPDEAPSPRAAAK, encoded by the coding sequence ATGCGCCGCCTCCTCTCCGCCCTGGTCGTCACCTCGCTGGCCGCCTGCGCCAGCAACCCGAAGCCCGCGCCGGCCAGCCCGGACTCGCCCGCGCTGGGACAGAAGCCCGCCCCGGCCGAGCCCACCGCCGACGCCGAGTCCTTCCGCGCCACGCCGCCCCAGCCCGGCAAGACGCCGGACCTGGTGCTGCCCACCTTCCAGAGCGCGAAGCTGGACAACGGCCTCACCGTGCTGGTGAGCACGCGGCGGGAGCTGCCGCTGGTGTTCGCGGGCGTGGCCTTCGCCGCGGGCAGCGCGCAGGACCCCCAGGGCAAGGAAGGGCTCGCCGAGCTGACGTACCGCATGCTGCTGGAAGGCGCGGGCAAGCGGGACACGGTGCTGCTGGACAACGCCTTCGCGGACCTGGGCGTGTCCCCCGCCATGGACGTGCAGGCGGACGGCGCGCAGGTGGGCGTGCGCGTGCTGACGCGCAACCTGGACGCGGCCCTGGCCCTGCTGTCGGACGTGGTGCTGCGGCCCAGCTTCAGCCCCAAGGCCTTCGAGCGGCGCAAGAAGCAGCAGCTCGCGGACCTGGCGCGCGCCATGGGCCAGCCCGGCGTGCTGGCGCAGCTCGCGTACCTGGAGGCCGTGTTCGGACTGCAGCACCCCTACGGGCACCTGCCCGACGGCACGCCCGCGTCCGTGCAGACGCTCACGCTGGCGGACGTGAAGGACTTCTACCAGAAGCACACCGGCCCCCAGGCGCAGGCGGTCATCCTCACGGGTGACATCAGCCTGGAGGAGGGCGTGGCCCTGGCGAAGAAGCACTTTGGCGGGGCGAAGGGCAAGGCCACGCCGCCGCCTCCGCCGCCGGCCACGCAGGCCCCCCCGCGTCAGCAGGTCTACGTGGTGCCCAAGCCGGGCCTGGACCAGACGCTGGTGCTGGTGGGCCGCGCCGGCATCGCCGCGGGCAACCCGGACGAGTACCCGCTGGAGCTGGCCACCACGGTGTTCGGTGGCTTCTTCGGCAGCCGCCTCAACATGAACCTGCGGGAGGACAAGGGCTACAGCTACGGCGCGGGCGCCAGCCTGGCGCCGCGCCTGGGCGTGGGGTCGCTCACCGCGTACAGCTCCGTGCGCCAGGACGTGACGGGCCCGGCCCTGAAAGAGGTGATGAAGGAGCTGTCGGGCCTCACGACCAAGCCCATCTCCGCCGAGGAGCTGGAGGCCGCGCGCGAGGGCCTCATCCGCGCCTTCCCGGGCGCCTTCGAGTCGGTGGAGGGCCTGGGCGCCAGCGCCGCGGCGCTCTTCATCACCCGCCGCCCGCTGGACGAGTTCAACCGCACCGTGGAGGGCCTGCGCGACGCCAGCGCCGCGGAGGTGCAGCGCATGGCCGAGCAGTACCTGGACCCGGCCCGGATGCAGATTGTGCTCGTGGGGGACCCGGCGACGATTCAGGAGCAGGTGACGCCGCTCGGCCTGGGCAAGCTGGTGCCCATCGAGCCGGATGAGGCTCCGTCGCCGCGCGCGGCGGCGAAGTAG